One part of the Glycine soja cultivar W05 chromosome 11, ASM419377v2, whole genome shotgun sequence genome encodes these proteins:
- the LOC114375217 gene encoding transcription factor bHLH18-like isoform X2, with product MDDEDVNESLRETNQFDEEFLRDILQQPEEGSEDLKNSSIMSSLFPTTYILSFDKSAAELLPTETDHRDYSSSQLPSSSNSRANHGTNKKPRSASESLDHIMSERNRRQELTSKFIALAATIPGLKKMDKAHVLREAINYVKQLQERIEELEEDIRKNGVESAITIIRSHLCIDDDSNTDEECYGPNEALPEVEARVLGKEVLIKIYCGKQKGILLKIMSQLERLHLYISTSNVLPFGNTLDITITAQMGDKYNLVVNDLVKELRQVAMMKSCDVQQ from the exons ATGGATGACGAGGATGTGAATGAAAGTTTGCGCGAGACGAACCAGTTTGATGAAGAGTTCCTAAGAGATATTCTGCAGCAGCCAGAAGAGGGCAGTGAAGATCTGAAAAACTCATCGATCATGTCGTCTCTATTTCCAACAACTTATATACTGTCCTTCGACAAATCCGCTGCTGAATTGTTACCAACTGAAACTGATCATCGTGATTATTCTTCTTCCCAATTGCCCTCATCATCAAATTCAAGGGCCAACCATGGAACCAACAAGAAGCCTCGAAGCGCTTCGGAGTCACTGGATCACATCATGTCAGAGAGAAATAGGAGACAGGAGCTCACCAGCAAATTCATTGCACTTGCTGCCACTATCCCTGGCTTGAAGAAG ATGGACAAGGCGCATGTACTGAGAGAAGCTATCAATTACGTGAAACAACTACAAGAACGTATAGAAGAGCTAGAAGAAGATATCCGAAAGAACGGTGTAGAATCAGCGATAACCATAATAAGATCTCATCTCTGCATTGATGATGACTCGAACACTGACGAAGAATGCTATGGGCCCAATGAAGCACTTCCTGAAGTTGAAGCAAGAGTCTTAGGAAAGGAAGTGTTAATCAAAATTTACTGTGGTAAACAAAAGGGAATTCTGCTTAAAATAATGTCTCAGCTCGAACGTCTTCATCTCTACATATCCACTAGCAATGTCTTGCCCTTTGGGAATACCCTTGACATCACCATTACTGCTCag ATGGGTGACAAATACAACTTGGTAGTGAACGATCTAGTGAAAGAACTGAGACAAGTGGCTATGATGAAGTCATGTGATGTGCAACAATGA
- the LOC114373603 gene encoding root phototropism protein 3-like isoform X1 gives MWESESESAATHKYGGGLLTSTNHGVKTEGFVQRGHSWYVATDIPSDFLVQIGEANFHLHKYPLVSRSGKLSRVIYESHDPDLNKIVMDDIPGGEEAFELAAKFCYGIAVDLTAGNISGLRCAAEYLEMTEDLEEGNLIFKAEAFLSYVVLSSWRDSIVVLKSCEKLSPWAENLQIVRRCSESIAWKACANPKGIRWSYTGRTAKISSPKWNDMKDSSPSRNQQVPPDWWFEDASILRIDHFVRVITAIKVKGMRFELVGASIMHYATKWLPGLISDTATPGDEASNCSMSNSSSSGGGSWKSGLHMVVTGTKDDNTSSLQAKEQRMIIESLVSIIPPQKDSVSCSFLLRLLRMAIMLKVAPALVTELEKRVGMQFEQATLADLLIPSYNKGETMYDVDLVQRLLEHFIVQEQTESSSPSRNSFSDKQHMGMGMGMGCILNAKARVARLVDSYLTEVSRDRNLSLTKFQVLAEALPESARTCDDGLYRAIDSYLKQASCSHHKEGKS, from the exons ATGTGGGAATCTGAGAGTGAGTCGGCTGCAACACACAAATATGGGGGTGGACTTCTCACTTCAACTAACCATGGTGTCAAGACAGAAGGATTTGTGCAAAGAGGCCACTCTTG GTATGTTGCTACTGATATTCCAAGTGACTTTCTTGTTCAAATTGGAGAAGCTAACTTTCACTTGCACAAG TATCCCTTGGTATCTAGAAGTGGAAAGCTGAGTAGAGTCATATACGAATCCCACGACCCAGATTTGAATAAGATAGTTATGGatgatatccctggtggggaaGAGGCTTTTGAGCTTGCGGCCAAGTTCTGCTATGGAATTGCTGTTGATTTAACAGCAGGCAACATCTCAGGCCTAAGATGTGCGGCAGAGTACCTTGAAATGACTGAGGACCTTGAGGAAGGGAATCTTATATTCAAGGCAGAAGCATTCCTTAGCTATGTTGTTTTGTCTTCATGGAGAGACTCCATAGTAGTGTTGAAAAGCTGCGAGAAGCTGTCACCTTGGGCGgaaaaccttcaaattgttcGCAGATGCAGCGAGTCCATCGCTTGGAAAGCTTGTGCCAATCCCAAAGGGATAAGGTGGTCCTACACTGGAAGAACTGCAAAAATTTCTAGCCCAAAATGGAATGATATGAAGGACTCAAGCCCAAGTAGGAACCAGCAGGTTCCTCCAGATTGGTGGTTTGAAGATGCCTCAATCCTTAGGATTGATCACTTTGTTAGAGTCATCACTGCCATCAAGGTAAAGGGCATGAGATTTGAATTGGTTGGTGCTTCAATAATGCATTATGCAACTAAGTGGCTACCGGGATTGATTAGTGACACAGCAACCCCTGGTGATGAAGCAAGCAACTGCAGCATGAGTAACAGTAGTAGTAGTGGCGGCGGTAGCTGGAAAAGTGGACTTCATATGGTTGTGACTGGAACAAAAGATGACAACACTTCAAGTCTTCAAGCTAAAGAGCAAAGGATGATCATAGAGAGCCTTGTCAGCATTATTCCACCTCAGAAGGACAGTGTCTCATGCAGCTTCCTTCTTAGGCTGCTGAGAATGGCAATCATGTTAAAGGTTGCACCTGCACTGGTCACTGAGTTAGAGAAAAGGGTGGGAATGCAGTTTGAGCAGGCTACACTGGCTGATCTTTTGATTCCTTCTTATAATAAAGGAGAGACTATGTATGATGTGGATCTTGTTCAGAGGCTGTTAGAGCATTTTATTGTTCAGGAACAGACTGAAAGTTCAAGTCCAAGCAGAAATTCCTTTTCTGATAAACAGCATATGGGAATGGGAATGGGAATGGGATGCATCCTAAATGCCAAGGCAAGAGTGGCAAGGCTTGTTGACAGTTATCTTACAGAGGTGTCCAGAGATAGGAACCTTTCCCTTACCAAGTTTCAGGTACTTGCAGAGGCTTTGCCTGAGTCAGCTAGGACCTGTGATGATGGACTTTACAGAGCAATTGATTCCTATCTTAAG CAGGCTTCTTGTTCTCATCACAAAGAAGGGAAAAGTTGA
- the LOC114373418 gene encoding magnesium transporter MRS2-F-like, with protein sequence MRRKGVGTTGVKSWMVVSETGHARLEDVGKHSIMRRTGLPARDLRVLDPVLSYPSSILGRERAIVVNLEHVKAIITASEVLLINSSNPFFLSFLQDLHIRLSNLNPSSMSNDMDGGYEEKPLANDSRNGSPVRIPEDSDADFLVRADSLKSSAETGTGTGTGTPAPKPLPFEFKVLEACIESACRCLESETSTLEVEAYPALDELTSQLSTLNLERVRQIKSRLVALSGRVQKVADELEHLLDDDNDMAEMYLTDKLNARLCDQTSLKEGYNSEFEDNDQSDESNSEKYDRFLCPKLDVEELEMLLEAYFEQTNGILQRLTSLSEYVDDTEDYINIMLDDKQNELLQAAIIFDTINMILNAGIVVVGLFGMNIQIDLFNGQPRQFWATTGGTFGGCLLLFLVCLWWGKKRYFLSH encoded by the exons ATGAGGCGAAAGGGTGTGGGAACGACGGGAGTGAAGAGTTGGATGGTGGTGTCGGAGACAGGGCATGCGCGGCTTGAAGATGTTGGAAAACACTCCATAATGCGGCGAACTGGGTTGCCGGCGCGTGACCTTAGGGTCCTCGATCCCGTTCTCTCGTACCCTTCTTCCATCCTAGGACGCGAAAGAGCTATTGTTGTCAACTTGGAACACGTCAAAGCCATCATCACTGCCTCCGAGGTCCTCCTCATCAACTCCTCCaaccctttctttctttccttccttcaaGATCTTCACATCCGTCTTTCCAATCTAAATCCCTCCTCG ATGAGCAATGACATGGATGGTGGTTACGAAGAAAAACCTCTAGCGAATGATTCCCGAAACGGTTCACCTGTGAGAATACCTGAGGACTCTGATGCCGACTTTCTTGTAAGAGCAGATAGCCTTAAGAGCAGTGCAGAGACTGGAACAGGAACAGGAACAGGAACACCAGCTCCTAAGCCGTTACCTTTTGAGTTTAAAGTACTTGAGGCATGTATTGAATCTGCTTGCAGGTGCCTTGAATCTGAG ACTTCAACACTGGAGGTAGAGGCTTACCCAGCTTTAGATGAATTGACCTCTCAACTTAGCACACTCAATCTTGAACGTGTTAGACAAATCAAGAGTCGTTTGGTTGCACTCTCCGGTCGTGTGCAGAAG GTAGCAGATGAACTGGAACATTTGTTGGACGATGATAATGACATGGCTGAAATGTACTTGACGGACAAGCTTAATGCTCGTTTATGTGATCAAACATCATTAAAAGAAGGCTACAATTCCGAATTTGAAGATAATGATCaaag TGATGAATCAAATTCAGAAAAGTATGACAGATTCCTTTGTCCTAAACTTGACGTTGAGGAATTGGAGATGCTTCTAGAAGCATATTTTGAGCAGACAAATGGAATCTTACAAAGATTGACTAGT TTGAGTGAGTACGTGGATGACACGGAGGACTACATCAACATAATGTTGGATGATAAGCAAAACGAGCTTCTGCAGGCAGCAATAATATTCGACACCATAAACATGATACTTAATGCCGGTATTGTGGTGGTAGGATTGTTTGGCATGAATATTCAGATTGACCTCTTCAATGGTCAACCTCGTCAATTTTGGGCTACAACAGGGGGTACATTTGGAGGATGTCTACTTCTATTCCTTGTATGTTTATGGTGGGGCAAGAAAAGATATTTTCTCTCTCACTAG
- the LOC114375217 gene encoding transcription factor bHLH18-like isoform X1, which translates to MEENPWGSWSSNMEMDDEDVNESLRETNQFDEEFLRDILQQPEEGSEDLKNSSIMSSLFPTTYILSFDKSAAELLPTETDHRDYSSSQLPSSSNSRANHGTNKKPRSASESLDHIMSERNRRQELTSKFIALAATIPGLKKMDKAHVLREAINYVKQLQERIEELEEDIRKNGVESAITIIRSHLCIDDDSNTDEECYGPNEALPEVEARVLGKEVLIKIYCGKQKGILLKIMSQLERLHLYISTSNVLPFGNTLDITITAQMGDKYNLVVNDLVKELRQVAMMKSCDVQQ; encoded by the exons ATGGAGGAGAATCCGTGGGGAAGTTGGTCTTCCAATATG GAAATGGATGACGAGGATGTGAATGAAAGTTTGCGCGAGACGAACCAGTTTGATGAAGAGTTCCTAAGAGATATTCTGCAGCAGCCAGAAGAGGGCAGTGAAGATCTGAAAAACTCATCGATCATGTCGTCTCTATTTCCAACAACTTATATACTGTCCTTCGACAAATCCGCTGCTGAATTGTTACCAACTGAAACTGATCATCGTGATTATTCTTCTTCCCAATTGCCCTCATCATCAAATTCAAGGGCCAACCATGGAACCAACAAGAAGCCTCGAAGCGCTTCGGAGTCACTGGATCACATCATGTCAGAGAGAAATAGGAGACAGGAGCTCACCAGCAAATTCATTGCACTTGCTGCCACTATCCCTGGCTTGAAGAAG ATGGACAAGGCGCATGTACTGAGAGAAGCTATCAATTACGTGAAACAACTACAAGAACGTATAGAAGAGCTAGAAGAAGATATCCGAAAGAACGGTGTAGAATCAGCGATAACCATAATAAGATCTCATCTCTGCATTGATGATGACTCGAACACTGACGAAGAATGCTATGGGCCCAATGAAGCACTTCCTGAAGTTGAAGCAAGAGTCTTAGGAAAGGAAGTGTTAATCAAAATTTACTGTGGTAAACAAAAGGGAATTCTGCTTAAAATAATGTCTCAGCTCGAACGTCTTCATCTCTACATATCCACTAGCAATGTCTTGCCCTTTGGGAATACCCTTGACATCACCATTACTGCTCag ATGGGTGACAAATACAACTTGGTAGTGAACGATCTAGTGAAAGAACTGAGACAAGTGGCTATGATGAAGTCATGTGATGTGCAACAATGA
- the LOC114373603 gene encoding root phototropism protein 3-like isoform X2 yields MWESESESAATHKYGGGLLTSTNHGVKTEGFVQRGHSWYVATDIPSDFLVQIGEANFHLHKYPLVSRSGKLSRVIYESHDPDLNKIVMDDIPGGEEAFELAAKFCYGIAVDLTAGNISGLRCAAEYLEMTEDLEEGNLIFKAEAFLSYVVLSSWRDSIVVLKSCEKLSPWAENLQIVRRCSESIAWKACANPKGIRWSYTGRTAKISSPKWNDMKDSSPSRNQQVPPDWWFEDASILRIDHFVRVITAIKVKGMRFELVGASIMHYATKWLPGLISDTATPGDEASNCSMSNSSSSGGGSWKSGLHMVVTGTKDDNTSSLQAKEQRMIIESLVSIIPPQKDSVSCSFLLRLLRMAIMLKVAPALVTELEKRVGMQFEQATLADLLIPSYNKGETMYDVDLVQRLLEHFIVQEQTESSSPSRNSFSDKQHMGMGMGMGCILNAKARVARLVDSYLTEVSRDRNLSLTKFQVLAEALPESARTCDDGLYRAIDSYLKASCSHHKEGKS; encoded by the exons ATGTGGGAATCTGAGAGTGAGTCGGCTGCAACACACAAATATGGGGGTGGACTTCTCACTTCAACTAACCATGGTGTCAAGACAGAAGGATTTGTGCAAAGAGGCCACTCTTG GTATGTTGCTACTGATATTCCAAGTGACTTTCTTGTTCAAATTGGAGAAGCTAACTTTCACTTGCACAAG TATCCCTTGGTATCTAGAAGTGGAAAGCTGAGTAGAGTCATATACGAATCCCACGACCCAGATTTGAATAAGATAGTTATGGatgatatccctggtggggaaGAGGCTTTTGAGCTTGCGGCCAAGTTCTGCTATGGAATTGCTGTTGATTTAACAGCAGGCAACATCTCAGGCCTAAGATGTGCGGCAGAGTACCTTGAAATGACTGAGGACCTTGAGGAAGGGAATCTTATATTCAAGGCAGAAGCATTCCTTAGCTATGTTGTTTTGTCTTCATGGAGAGACTCCATAGTAGTGTTGAAAAGCTGCGAGAAGCTGTCACCTTGGGCGgaaaaccttcaaattgttcGCAGATGCAGCGAGTCCATCGCTTGGAAAGCTTGTGCCAATCCCAAAGGGATAAGGTGGTCCTACACTGGAAGAACTGCAAAAATTTCTAGCCCAAAATGGAATGATATGAAGGACTCAAGCCCAAGTAGGAACCAGCAGGTTCCTCCAGATTGGTGGTTTGAAGATGCCTCAATCCTTAGGATTGATCACTTTGTTAGAGTCATCACTGCCATCAAGGTAAAGGGCATGAGATTTGAATTGGTTGGTGCTTCAATAATGCATTATGCAACTAAGTGGCTACCGGGATTGATTAGTGACACAGCAACCCCTGGTGATGAAGCAAGCAACTGCAGCATGAGTAACAGTAGTAGTAGTGGCGGCGGTAGCTGGAAAAGTGGACTTCATATGGTTGTGACTGGAACAAAAGATGACAACACTTCAAGTCTTCAAGCTAAAGAGCAAAGGATGATCATAGAGAGCCTTGTCAGCATTATTCCACCTCAGAAGGACAGTGTCTCATGCAGCTTCCTTCTTAGGCTGCTGAGAATGGCAATCATGTTAAAGGTTGCACCTGCACTGGTCACTGAGTTAGAGAAAAGGGTGGGAATGCAGTTTGAGCAGGCTACACTGGCTGATCTTTTGATTCCTTCTTATAATAAAGGAGAGACTATGTATGATGTGGATCTTGTTCAGAGGCTGTTAGAGCATTTTATTGTTCAGGAACAGACTGAAAGTTCAAGTCCAAGCAGAAATTCCTTTTCTGATAAACAGCATATGGGAATGGGAATGGGAATGGGATGCATCCTAAATGCCAAGGCAAGAGTGGCAAGGCTTGTTGACAGTTATCTTACAGAGGTGTCCAGAGATAGGAACCTTTCCCTTACCAAGTTTCAGGTACTTGCAGAGGCTTTGCCTGAGTCAGCTAGGACCTGTGATGATGGACTTTACAGAGCAATTGATTCCTATCTTAAG GCTTCTTGTTCTCATCACAAAGAAGGGAAAAGTTGA